The Mus pahari chromosome 22, PAHARI_EIJ_v1.1, whole genome shotgun sequence genome includes the window cccttttctttttctttctttgctgcttCTTCCTTGGGATATTTACAACTTCTCTGCTTTCCATGTTGTGTTTCGACATGGCATCTTTCACTCTGAAAATCTTGCAAGTGAGCACACATATGCCTTCAGTCCTAAGACCCCAGACTGATTCCCTGATCTCAGAGAAAACATATGATTGCTTTTCAGACTTTTCTGTAGCCCCTGAGACTTACTTGGCCTTAGAAACACATGATTCTCAGACTTTATCAACATATCCTTCTGAAGATGATGTTGAGAAATCGATTGTTTTTAATCAAGATGGTACGATGACCGTCGTGATGAAAGTTCGATTcaagataaaagaagaagaaactgttaAGTGGACAACAACTGTCAATAGAGCTGGTCTTTCTAATAATgatgaaaagaataagaaaagtagTTATCCTGGAAAAACAGATTATCGACCGTCTAGTTTAAAGCTTGCAGCATGTTCATTGTCTGAAGACATTGCAGATACCACTCAGCAGGGCAGtttgacagaggaagaaaatactcaaatGACAGAGCAGCAGGCTTTGTCGTGTAGCCCTGCTGGTTGGGAGAATGCCTCTATGGAGACAGACATTCAGGAAAGCCAGAAACAAGTGAAGCACTTTTATAGACCCCCAACCCCTGGACCAAGGAGAATGAGACAAAAGAAATCTGTGATAGGGACTGTCACAGTAGTATCTGAAACAGAGGTTCAAGAAAAGCAGTTTTCCTAtagtgaagaaagaaagggtaGAGAAAAAGCCGAGTATCATATGTTTACACATTCTTGCAGTAAAATGTCATCAGTATCTAATAAACTTGTTCAGATCGGCAGTGATGATGAGATGGAGTCAGCattagaaagaacaaaggaaagtgTACCACTCAAGTCACAGGCTATCAATGCTGGTGCTATTGAAATTACAAGTCAGAAGGTCTTAAAGATGTGCCACAATAATGCTTTACCATCAACTGCATCAGAGAACTCAGTCATGGAAGAAGGCGCAGACAACAGTGCAGTACCAGGCAAAGCAGCTATCAAGCACTTCAGAACTTGTGGTAATGCCAATGACAGCTTCAGTTCTACCACAGCAGATTCAACACTTACCTCAGTTAACAACTATTCAAATGACAGAAATATTTCTGAGCTTCCTTCTGTAGGATCTCCTGTACTCACCACAAGACTTGTTAATGAATTTGCTCATTGTGGTTTAACAGAACaaccagaaaacagaaagaaggttttatcttcttttgccagcaagaagaagaaaaagaaatctcagcaGCGGATGATAACTTCCAAGGATAAGAAAAAAGTGATTGAAACCAAAGGAAACCCTAATATACACAGAGCAGGAACAACTGCACAGGAAAGACTATTGCAAGAATCAGACTGTCCTGATAATGGAAGGAGAGTTTGTGAGGAGGGCCTTAATACAAGTCCTATGGTAATTGAGTCAAATAATGTTTTCCCCCAAAGAAATTCCAAATTTTCTAAGaatttccataaaaataaaataaatacttttcaaaatccTAAGACTCAAAAACTTTTagccaaaagaaaatcaagaccaCTAAAGATTATAAGCATGGGAGGactcagaaaacaggaaattGATCAAGAAGAGAAAGTATTTCTCCATAGTGACATTAAACTCTGTGAAAGTCATTtggaaaaagaaagtttatttcacGTGTTTAATATCCTGGAAGAAGATCAGAAAGTTTTGCATAGACCACCGTCCCAAGTGCAGAAAGTAACTGGAAATTTGAAAGGAATGGCAAAAAAGAGTTTAGTCCCAAAAGTCAATGATTTACACATAATGTTAAGAAACCAGAAAAAACAAATGGGATTTAACTTAAAGTCAGGTGCTGTAGTCAGTGAACAGCGTATTACAACCAGGGCAGATCCATCAGCTTTGAAAAACTCTGGTTTTCCTGAGCGTATTCCCCATCATTCAGTTAAGAGCTCTGTACAGCGATGGTTGCAGAACATAAACCCATATCCAGATTTTGAGCATAGGAAGTCAGGTCCACTATGCCAAAATAGATGCAATGTGGAAAATTATAACAGTAATGGTTTTCCAGGAAATAATCTCCATACAACTTCTTCAAAAGGAAATAGTTTTTTAATGGAAAGTAATAAGAGCAAAACTGAAAATGACAATTGCTCAGGCAATACAAATCAAGAGACAGGTAAATCTCTTGTTGCTAAAGATAATGGTGAGGAGCTTAATAAACATCCATGTGAGAGCCAGAATGGGTCTCTGTATGATTCTTACTTGGTTTCTTTACATGAGAATTGTACTTTGTCACAAACCACTATTAACGATCCTACTACTAAAAGTCATTTATCTACTGAAAAGTCAAGACCAGAAGTGAAGCTTGTTTACCAAGAAAGGAACTTTGCTACAAAAGGGCAAAGTATTGAGGTTGCCATTCAGGTAGATACTATGGGAGAGAATGTTCCAAAAGACTACTTACCAGCCCTGTTGCTACGGCACCTGGAATCTTTTGTTCCTAATAATCAGAAACATCAGAATGGAATTTCTCAAATACCAGGTTCATTAGCAGAGGTTGTCTTCCCTTCTGCAATATATAATTCATCCACAAATCTCCTTCTGGCTTGGCTTTTGGTACTAAACCTAAAGAGAAATATGAATAGCTTCTGTCAAAGTGATGCTCATAAGATGACAAACAGATCTTCGGAAACAGCTGCATTGTTGGAAGTTCTGAAGCATGTTGCCATCACAGAGGAAGCTGAAGACTTGAAGGCTGCTGTTGCCAACTTAGTGGAATCAACCAAAACTTGCAGTGGATCCAGTGAGAGAGAACAAGATATGGTACCAGTAAATTGTACAGCAGCCAGCCTTCATAGTGTGGTCAAGTGTAATGAAAATGGGAGTGACCAGAAGACCCTCTTGGATGAAGGCTACTCTGTCATGGAGGACTGTATCTCAGAAATGGTTAGCAAGTCACGTAACTCTTCATGTGAGATGCACACGGCAAGCATGACTAATCCTCCAAAACAAGTAGATGACCAGAGTGACGGCCTTCTCACTAGCAGTAGTTCCAGTGAGAGTCAGCGTTCCACTCAGGATGCTTCTATCCTAGGAGAGACCTGTTTCCTTACAGATAGAGTGTGTTCCCATAAGGCTTGTGCTCAGAAGGAGAACATCTATGAGGGAGCTTGCCCAAGTGATGAGACTCACATTCCCGTAAGAGACTGCCACACAACTGACTCTGGgcattcaaaagaaaacaaatgcactGATGATCTGGAATTTACTGAAGAACTCAAAACTGTGGACAAAGTTCCAAAAGATCCAAGTATTCTGGCAGATTCTATGTGTAAAAATGACTCTAATGTATCTTCATCTCAAAATGTCAGTAAGTTAAGTTCCCAAGGTATTTTCCTAAGTAAAATTTATCTAGAATCTGATAAGGACTATAGTCCTCTAGAAGAATTTCAAAATTGCCCACCTAAGAAAATTGTggataaaaagaaatctatttcttCTGACAAGGAAGAATCAAGGACTTCTGAAGAACCAGGGTCAATAACCAATAGCGTGACATCGAGTGAAAGAAATGCCACTTCAGAATTAGAATCTTTTGAAGAATTAGAAAGCCAGGACACAGGTATCTTCAATATGAAGATAAGGGCTGAAAAAAAAGCTACCAAGGAAATGATGCAAAAAGAATCAGAGGCTAGGATGAGCTCAGAATTGATAAACGTATCAGGGAGGAATATTAtagaacaggaaagaagaaatactGCCATTCTGGAGACAACCGGTAGGGGGCAGGTGACACCACCATCTTTAGTTTTTTGCTACGATTCTAATAAAAACACCGAAAAAGAGACCAGTGTAGGAGAAACTAAGATGAGAGTAAAGATGATGGTAGACAGCATGGAAAATGAAAGTTACTCAGAGTCCTCACTTAATTTTAAACACCATCACAGAAATCCAGGGACCTTAGACTGGTCAGACTATGGATCAGACAGTGAGAGTGGGTATCCTTGTAAAGCATCCAGCCATGATCACAATGATGACGCCGGCCAAGAGAGAGAGCCCCCAAGAGGAATTGTTAAAAGGGCAATAGAAAAGCTTTATGGCAAAGCAGAGCTTATCAAACCACCATTTTTCCATGGGTCTATACACAAATCTCAAGTTTGTCCTTATAATCCTGTGGAAGTTCAGTGTGCTAAGAAAACCAGTTTTTATGAGTCTGAATGCCAGCCACTGGTCTCTTCTGAACAGGTATCTAGAAGTTCACTCATGTTGCAGGAATTCCAGGAGGAAAGACAAGCTCAGGTTGATGCTAATGGCATGGGAGACAGTTTTGGGGACAGCAGCATAGAAAACGTTACAAAACCAAGTGCGCATGACAGGGTCTTTatggaaaaagagaagggaaaactgATTGACAATGGCAAATGGCTCCTGAGAGAAAATCATTTGTGGCGGGTGTCATTGGACAATCCTGGCATGTACGGCAATGCAGACACCACATCAGTGGATACTCTATTAGATAAAAGCAGCATTGAGGTGCCATATTCACATTTCGGAGAGTTGGCTCCTGGTCCAGCAATGGCTGAATTGTCCTCTTCAGAAGTAGAGGAAATGACTCAACCTCTTGAAGTGAAATGCAATTATTTTAACTTCCCTCATGGTAGTGACTCTGAACCTTTTGGTGAAGATTTTTCAGATGCACAGAATAAAACCTGTCCCAAAGAGAAAATACCCAATCATCACAAAGATCATAAAGAGGAGAAGAGTAATTATCCTTCTGAAAGGATGTGTACATCTGTTACTCAAGCCTTTGCTTCTGCTGGTAATAAAGTTCACCCTGTCTGCAGTGATGTGATTAAAACTCAGCCATTACCCGGAAGTAACATCACTCATAGCACACTTCAGGAAGGTGACTCTTTGGATAAACTCTATGCTCTTTGTGGACAACACTGTCCGATACTAACTGTTATTATTCAACCTGTAAATGAGGAAGACCGAGGATTTGCTTATCGCAAAGATTCTGATATTGAAAATTCTTTGGATTTTCAGTTATGGATGAAAATATACCCATTTCTGCCACAGTCAAAGAAAAACGTGTTTAGAAGTGATGGCAGGAAAGTGAGTGTGGGTGAAGAATTTGCTGATAATGTCATTAGTGATCTGTGTGATAAATTCTATTTCAAAAGCATGATTGACTTGGATACAAGAGCTAACTCTTTAGAGAAGGGAATTAATTTGAAGAAATTCCaactatatttaaagaaaaggttTTCAGATCCTTTGTCCACATCATTGCTAGTGGTTGGGGATAAGGATTCTGTTTCACTAAACCCTAGCAATTGGACAGATAACTTCAAAAGTCTTGATGAGAATAACAACTTCCTTAACAGattacagaactcaagaaaaaaTCCCAACCAAGTAGTAAGAGAGAACACCAATTGTCAGTTCCACTTAGAACTGTTTGGTCAAGTTTACTTGTTAGGAATTTGCCAAGCTGAGAAATCCTTAAATATCAAAACCAGAAGTAAATTagaaatgtattacattttagAGGGTGAAGTTCTtttcatctgggaagaagaaaactgaattaAATATAATAGATACTGAAGGCCCTACTAGGCATAATGATTTATAATTTCAGTACTCACACAATCATCAGCCATCAATGTGTTTTTCCCATAAAAAGATGCAGTACAAGGGATAGAATTCAGGGTAGATTCTCTAAGAATTTCTTGCTCTTTCAAAATGAGAATACCCTGGAAAACATACTCTTGGATGAAGTGgatttggttttcttcattgctttgcTCCTTATTTTCTCAGTATTTAAACTTTTACGTAGTTTCATTGCAAACATTGATAATTTTGCATAACTATGACTTTGTTTGATCAGGATATCAGAAATATGGCCAGGACAAGAAATATGTCCTTAAAATATTgtctactatatatatatgttgaatatATTAATGGGTAAGTGTAACTTCAaactatttcatttattaatataagtgctgatttaataaaaaagtattatTAAAGCTCTCCAGAACTATCTGCTAGTTTTTTGTTCCAGAGAGTTGGCTCCTGTCTTCTCAGAGCATTCACTGAAATTCCTAAGTATTCTGTAGGACAGTATTCGCCGTTTTCACACAGAAAGGATACATCAGTAGTAAGTAGTCCCTGTCCTAGAAATtataatctttaaattaaaaattttaatttatttaaaaaagtttaCATTTGTAGTTAAAATATGATTATAgcacttcccttctccttccccccacTCCAACCAACCCCTCCTGTGTCCACTCCACTCCCCCCAGCACCTCCCTTTCTTTCAACTCTCAAATTGATAGCCCTTTggttattattgttacatgtgcAGGAGCAAATGCTTAAGCACAGTCAACTGTTTCCATCTTGTTGTTTGCTGTATGCATGGTTTCCAGGTTGGCAACTttgtactggataaccaattaggaGACTCACTGCTGGGAAAGGCTAATACGTCCTCTCTCAGCACTCATTATTTGCCTAAAGTTCTTTATCTAGGGGTCAGACCCCATGGGATTTCACTTTTCTGTGTTAGCATTCTTTATTGACAATgttattgttgtgttttgtttacaCAGTTGTATCTAAAAGAGACAGGGTCACAGAGGACttccttgttttctgtctcttacactctgtctgtctgtctgtctgtctgtctacctattatctatgtaccaatcatctatctatctatctatctatctatctatctatctatctatctatctatctatctatcatccatctatctatctatctatctatctatctatctatctatctatctatctatctaccatctatcatctatctatcatctatcatctatctatcatctatcttctctCAGCCATccatctctttatctctctgtctttaaCTGGAGCTAGAAACTGCAGATTGAGAGaacatgtggtatttgtctttctgggtctgggatacctcactcaaaATCATCTTTTCTAGGTCTAGGAATACCTCTATActtgtttatcttctcaaagaaaatagtcttagacatttatttattctttggattattgttttctatttcattaattcatatttgtttttttattattatctgtcATCTAGAGGTCtgggttttggtttgcttttatttttctaaagtttctttctaatttttttaaatgtttatttattttattttctttatttacatttaaaatgctatcccgaaagttccccataccctcccccNNNNNNNNNNNNNNNNNNNNNNNNNNNNNNNNNNNNNNNNNNNNNNNNNNNNNNNNNNNNNNNNNNNNNNNNNNNNNNNNNNNNNNNNNNNNNNNNNNNNNNNNNNNNNNNNNNNNNNNNNNNNNNNNNNNNNNNNNNNNNNNNNNNNNNNNNNNNNNNNNNNNNNNNNNNNNNNNNNNNNNNNNNNNNNNNNNNNNNNNNNNNNNNNNNNNNNNNNNNNNNNNNNNNNNNNNNNNNNNNNNNNNNNNNNNNNNNNNNNNNNNNNNNNNNNNNNNNNNNNNNNNNNNNNNNNNNNNNNNNNNNNNNNNNNNNNNNNNNNNNNNNNNNNNNNNNNNNNNNNNNNNNNNNNNNNNNNNNNNNNNNNNNNNNNNNNNNNNNNNNNNNNNNNNNNNNNNNNNNNNNNNNNNNNNNNNNNNNNNNNNNNNNNNNNNNNNNNNNNNNNNNNNNNNNNNNNNNNNNNNNNNNNNNNNNNNNNNNNNNNNNNNNNNNNNNNNNNNNNNNNNNNNNNNNNNNNNNNNNNNNNNNNNNNNNNNNNNNNNNNNNNNNNNNNNNNNNNNNNNNNNNNNNNNNNNNNNNNNNNNNNNNNNNNNNNNNNNNNNNNNNNNNNNNNNNNNNNNNNNNNNNNNNNNNNNNNNNNNNNNNNNNNNNNNNNNNNNNNNNNNNNNNNNNNNNNNNNNNNNNNNNNNNNNNNNNNNNNNNNNNNNNNNNNNNNNNNNNNNNNNNNNNNNNNNNNNNNNNNNNNNNNNNNNNNNNNNNNNNNNNNNNNNNNNNNNNNNNNNNNNNNNNNNNNNNNNNNNNNNNNNNNNNNNNNNNNNNNNNNNNNNNNNNNNNNNNNNNNNNNNNNNNNNNNNNNNNNNNNNNNNNNNNNNNNNNNNNNNNNNNNNNNNNNNNNNNNNNNNNNNNNNNNNNNNNNNNNNNNNNNNNNNNNNNNNNNNNNNNNNNNNNNNNNNNNNNNNNNNNNNNNNNNNNNNNNNNNNNNNNNNNNNNNNNNNNNNNNNNNNNNNNNNNNNNNNNNNNNNNNNNNNNNNNNNNNNNNNNNNNNNNNNNNNNNNNNNNNNNNNNNNNNNNNNNNNNNNNNNNNNNNNNNNNNNNNNNNNNNNNNNNNNNNNNNNNNNNNNNNNNNNNNNNNNNNNNNNNNNNNNNNNNNNNNNNNNNNNNNNNNNNNNNNNNNNNNNNNNNNNNNNNNNNNNNNNNNNNNNNNNNNNNNNNNNNNNNNNNNNNNNNNNNNNNNNNNNNNNNNNNNNNNNNNNNNNNNNNNNNNNNNNNNNNNNNNNNNNNNNNNNNNNNNNNNNNNNNNNNNNNNNNNNNNNNNNNNNNNNNNNNNNNNNNNNNNNNNNNNNNNNNNNNNNNNNNNNNNNNNNNNNNNNNNNNNNNNNNNNNNNNNNNNNNNNNNNNNNNNNNNNNNNNNNNNNNNNNNNNNNNNNNNNNNNNNNNNNNNNNNNNNNNNNNNNNNNNNNNNNNNNNNNNNNNNNNNNNNNNNNNNNNNNNNNNNNNNNNNNNNNNNNNNNNNNNNNNNNNNNNNNNNNNNNNNNNNNNNNNNNNNNNNNNNNNNNNNNNNNNNNNNNNNNNNNNNNNNNNNNNNNNNNNNNNNNNNNNNNNNNNNNNNNNNNNNNNNNNNNNNNNNNNNNNNNNNNNNNNNNNNNNNNNNNNNNNNNNNNNNNNNNNNNNNNNNNNNNNNNNNNNNNNNNNNNNNNNNNNNNNNNNNNNNNNNNNNNNNNNNNNNNNNNNNNNNNNNNNNNNNNNNNNNNNNNNNNNNNNNNNNNNNNNNNNNNNNNNNNNNNNNNNNNNNNNNNNNNNNNNNNNNNNNNNNNNNNNNNNNNNNNNNNNNNNNNNNNNNNNNNNNNNNNNNNNNNNNNNNNNNNNNNNNNNNNNNNNNNNNNNNNNNNNNNNNNNNNNNNNNNNNNNNNNNNNNNNNNNNNNNNNNNNNNNNNNNNNNNNNNNNNNNNNNNNNNNN containing:
- the Rp1 gene encoding oxygen-regulated protein 1 isoform X1 codes for the protein MSDTPSTSFSMIHLTSSEGQVPSPRHSNVTHPVVAKRISFYKSGDPQFGGVRVVVNPRSFKTFDALLDSLSRKVPLPFGVRNISTPRGRHSITRLEELEDGESYVCSHNKKVLPVDLDKARRRPRPWLSSRSISTHVQLRSATATVSTTAHGMLRAPRRLVVFRNGDPKNKHVVLLSRRITQSFEAFLQYLTQLMQCPVAKLYATDGRKVPSLQAVILSSGAVVAAGREPFKPGNYDIQKYSLPAKLPGISHRVHRKGKAKTEKRKMSTHMPSVLRPQTDSLISEKTYDCFSDFSVAPETYLALETHDSQTLSTYPSEDDVEKSIVFNQDGTMTVVMKVRFKIKEEETVKWTTTVNRAGLSNNDEKNKKSSYPGKTDYRPSSLKLAACSLSEDIADTTQQGSLTEEENTQMTEQQALSCSPAGWENASMETDIQESQKQVKHFYRPPTPGPRRMRQKKSVIGTVTVVSETEVQEKQFSYSEERKGREKAEYHMFTHSCSKMSSVSNKLVQIGSDDEMESALERTKESVPLKSQAINAGAIEITSQKVLKMCHNNALPSTASENSVMEEGADNSAVPGKAAIKHFRTCGNANDSFSSTTADSTLTSVNNYSNDRNISELPSVGSPVLTTRLVNEFAHCGLTEQPENRKKVLSSFASKKKKKKSQQRMITSKDKKKVIETKGNPNIHRAGTTAQERLLQESDCPDNGRRVCEEGLNTSPMVIESNNVFPQRNSKFSKNFHKNKINTFQNPKTQKLLAKRKSRPLKIISMGGLRKQEIDQEEKVFLHSDIKLCESHLEKESLFHVFNILEEDQKVLHRPPSQVQKVTGNLKGMAKKSLVPKVNDLHIMLRNQKKQMGFNLKSGAVVSEQRITTRADPSALKNSGFPERIPHHSVKSSVQRWLQNINPYPDFEHRKSGPLCQNRCNVENYNSNGFPGNNLHTTSSKGNSFLMESNKSKTENDNCSGNTNQETGKSLVAKDNGEELNKHPCESQNGSLYDSYLVSLHENCTLSQTTINDPTTKSHLSTEKSRPEVKLVYQERNFATKGQSIEVAIQVDTMGENVPKDYLPALLLRHLESFVPNNQKHQNGISQIPGSLAEVVFPSAIYNSSTNLLLAWLLVLNLKRNMNSFCQSDAHKMTNRSSETAALLEVLKHVAITEEAEDLKAAVANLVESTKTCSGSSEREQDMVPVNCTAASLHSVVKCNENGSDQKTLLDEGYSVMEDCISEMVSKSRNSSCEMHTASMTNPPKQVDDQSDGLLTSSSSSESQRSTQDASILGETCFLTDRVCSHKACAQKENIYEGACPSDETHIPVRDCHTTDSGHSKENKCTDDLEFTEELKTVDKVPKDPSILADSMCKNDSNVSSSQNVSKLSSQGIFLSKIYLESDKDYSPLEEFQNCPPKKIVDKKKSISSDKEESRTSEEPGSITNSVTSSERNATSELESFEELESQDTGIFNMKIRAEKKATKEMMQKESEARMSSELINVSGRNIIEQERRNTAILETTGRGQVTPPSLVFCYDSNKNTEKETSVGETKMRVKMMVDSMENESYSESSLNFKHHHRNPGTLDWSDYGSDSESGYPCKASSHDHNDDAGQEREPPRGIVKRAIEKLYGKAELIKPPFFHGSIHKSQVCPYNPVEVQCAKKTSFYESECQPLVSSEQVSRSSLMLQEFQEERQAQVDANGMGDSFGDSSIENVTKPSAHDRVFMEKEKGKLIDNGKWLLRENHLWRVSLDNPGMYGNADTTSVDTLLDKSSIEVPYSHFGELAPGPAMAELSSSEVEEMTQPLEVKCNYFNFPHGSDSEPFGEDFSDAQNKTCPKEKIPNHHKDHKEEKSNYPSERMCTSVTQAFASAGNKVHPVCSDVIKTQPLPGSNITHSTLQEGDSLDKLYALCGQHCPILTVIIQPVNEEDRGFAYRKDSDIENSLDFQLWMKIYPFLPQSKKNVFRSDGRKVSVGEEFADNVISDLCDKFYFKSMIDLDTRANSLEKGINLKKFQLYLKKRFSDPLSTSLLVVGDKDSVSLNPSNWTDNFKSLDENNNFLNRLQNSRKNPNQVVRENTNCQFHLELFGQVYLLGICQAEKSLNIKTRSKLEMYYILEGEVLFIWEEEN